One segment of Penaeus vannamei isolate JL-2024 chromosome 3, ASM4276789v1, whole genome shotgun sequence DNA contains the following:
- the LOC113828341 gene encoding selenoprotein K-like isoform X1, with product MPYISSSGNIGGDQGWSLSRIPDLFWGFINFVVLFFQTLINPDLTKRGDGYTSSYGAPGRGPPPGPPPRRMGRIHRGGGAAPPPMGGGG from the exons ATGCCTTATATATCGTCAA GTGGTAATATTGGGGGAGATCAGGGATGGAGTTTGTCCAGAATCCCAGATCTATTCTGGGGATTCATCAATTTCGTAGTTCTTTT TTTCCAGACCTTAATCAACCCAGACTTAACAAAGCGCGGTGATGGCTACACAAGCAGCTATGGTGCTCCTGGCAGAGGACC ACCTCCAGGACCTCCAccaagaagaatgggaaggatcCACCGAGGAGGCGGTGCTGCTCCCCCAcccatgggagggggaggatga
- the LOC113828341 gene encoding selenoprotein K-like isoform X2 has translation MEFVQNPRSILGIHQFRSSFVSICSFQTLINPDLTKRGDGYTSSYGAPGRGPPPGPPPRRMGRIHRGGGAAPPPMGGGG, from the exons ATGGAGTTTGTCCAGAATCCCAGATCTATTCTGGGGATTCATCAATTTCGTAGTTCTTTTGTAAGTATATGCAG TTTCCAGACCTTAATCAACCCAGACTTAACAAAGCGCGGTGATGGCTACACAAGCAGCTATGGTGCTCCTGGCAGAGGACC ACCTCCAGGACCTCCAccaagaagaatgggaaggatcCACCGAGGAGGCGGTGCTGCTCCCCCAcccatgggagggggaggatga